One genomic window of Luteitalea pratensis includes the following:
- a CDS encoding winged helix DNA-binding domain-containing protein, which produces MLRERLARHHLAGDGLPSPVDVVRWFGAVQAQDFSGALWAIGQRLATATTEANVLAAFDAGALVRTHVLRPTWHFVAPEDLRWMLALTGPRIQTASAARYRELGLDPSTRAKAERVFARALAGGRHLTRPELADVLRRARIDPADQRLAHLVMHAELEGLICSGPRVGKQFTYALIDERVPPARPVDREAAVTALVTRYFSSHGPATVSDAAWWSGLPMGAVREGIALAGDALQRRIIDRTEYWQSAEGHETTAATKQRPPAAARRAAAVHLLPSFDEYTVAYRDRRPLLHASTPVSTVAQSALLSQPLMLEGRHVGTWRRTLSPRPTAPLLVEVRLLETLAPGQRRALVRGVQRYAAFLGRPVTLIGV; this is translated from the coding sequence ATGCTTCGCGAACGTCTGGCGCGCCATCATCTTGCCGGCGACGGATTACCCTCGCCTGTCGACGTCGTCCGTTGGTTCGGCGCCGTGCAGGCGCAGGATTTCTCGGGCGCCCTGTGGGCGATCGGTCAGCGTCTCGCCACGGCAACCACGGAAGCCAACGTGCTCGCGGCGTTCGACGCCGGTGCCCTCGTCCGCACGCACGTACTGCGGCCGACGTGGCACTTCGTCGCGCCCGAGGACCTGCGGTGGATGCTCGCGCTGACGGGCCCGCGCATACAGACCGCCAGCGCGGCACGTTACCGGGAACTCGGCCTCGACCCCTCCACACGCGCGAAGGCCGAGCGCGTCTTCGCGCGGGCGCTCGCGGGCGGCCGTCACCTCACGCGCCCCGAGTTGGCCGACGTCCTCCGGCGCGCCCGCATCGACCCCGCCGACCAACGTCTCGCCCACCTGGTGATGCACGCCGAACTCGAGGGCCTCATCTGCAGTGGCCCGCGCGTCGGCAAGCAATTCACGTACGCATTGATCGACGAGCGCGTGCCACCAGCGCGTCCCGTCGACCGGGAGGCAGCCGTCACCGCACTCGTGACGCGCTACTTCTCCAGTCATGGCCCGGCGACCGTAAGCGACGCCGCCTGGTGGTCAGGGTTGCCGATGGGCGCCGTGCGCGAAGGCATCGCGCTCGCGGGCGATGCCCTGCAACGCCGCATCATCGACCGAACCGAGTACTGGCAGAGCGCCGAAGGCCACGAGACGACGGCGGCCACGAAGCAGCGCCCGCCAGCGGCCGCTCGCCGTGCGGCGGCTGTGCACCTGCTCCCCAGTTTCGACGAGTACACGGTCGCCTACCGCGATCGCCGCCCGCTACTGCATGCGTCGACGCCGGTTTCCACAGTCGCGCAGTCGGCGCTGCTGTCGCAGCCACTCATGCTGGAGGGCCGCCACGTGGGCACGTGGCGCCGGACGCTGTCACCGCGTCCGACGGCTCCCCTCCTCGTCGAAGTGCGTCTCCTGGAAACGCTCGCGCCTGGACAGCGACGGGCCCTCGTTCGAGGCGTCCAGCGCTACGCCGCGTTCCTGGGGCGACCGGTCACGTTGATCGGCGTGTGA
- a CDS encoding M20/M25/M40 family metallo-hydrolase: protein MIRWTLPGGTRRAALATALVAATLAVPVTAQLRDQADLDAIYRIKQEGVSNSKVMETLSYLTDINGPRLTNSPMMHQAAAWAQKQLTAWGLANVHTEKWGPFGRGWVNEHTSIRMDAPQPFVLLGYPKAWTPGTEGEVSGDAVAVTIETDEDFAKYKGTLKGKFVLQSPTREVASFFESPTRRYTETGLEELSHDQIGSARGRFPGGFGAGMEFRKKRMAFYKEEGILAVVEMSAGARGDNGAVIAQGPMPGDGDRTVEGQVPVPQVVLAGEHYGRLLRVLEKKVPVKLTMNVRSRFVDTSLDVYNVIAEIPGTDKADEVVMIGAHFDSWHTGTGATDNAVSSAVMMEAMRILQTSGLKPRRTIRMALWTGEEQGLLGSRAYVKEHFADPTDMKLKPEHGKLSVYLNMDNGGGAFRGVYLQGNEAAAPVFEAWMKPFHNFGMETLSIRNTGGTDHQAFDAVGLPGFQFIQDPLEYSSRTHHTNLDVYERAIPQDLMQNAIVIASFAYQAANRDALFPRKPLPKPRPATPPPGAPAQRPATATTTSQP, encoded by the coding sequence ATGATTCGCTGGACCCTTCCTGGCGGGACGCGTCGGGCTGCGCTCGCCACGGCCCTGGTGGCCGCCACCCTCGCCGTGCCGGTGACCGCGCAGTTGCGCGATCAGGCCGACCTCGACGCGATCTATCGCATCAAGCAGGAGGGCGTCAGCAACTCCAAGGTGATGGAGACGCTGAGCTACCTGACCGACATCAACGGCCCGCGCCTCACCAACTCGCCGATGATGCACCAGGCCGCGGCGTGGGCGCAGAAGCAGTTGACCGCGTGGGGACTCGCCAACGTCCACACGGAGAAGTGGGGCCCCTTCGGCCGCGGTTGGGTGAACGAGCACACGTCCATCCGCATGGACGCGCCACAGCCCTTCGTCCTGCTCGGGTACCCGAAAGCATGGACGCCCGGCACAGAAGGCGAAGTGAGCGGCGACGCCGTGGCGGTCACGATCGAGACCGACGAAGACTTCGCCAAGTACAAGGGGACGCTGAAGGGCAAGTTCGTGTTGCAGTCTCCGACCCGCGAGGTCGCGTCGTTCTTCGAATCGCCGACACGCCGCTACACCGAGACGGGCCTCGAGGAGTTGTCGCACGACCAGATCGGAAGCGCGCGTGGACGCTTCCCGGGCGGCTTCGGCGCCGGGATGGAGTTCCGCAAGAAGCGGATGGCCTTCTACAAGGAGGAAGGCATCCTCGCCGTCGTCGAGATGTCGGCCGGCGCTCGCGGTGACAACGGCGCCGTGATCGCGCAGGGGCCGATGCCCGGCGATGGCGATCGCACGGTCGAGGGGCAGGTGCCAGTGCCGCAGGTCGTGCTCGCCGGCGAACACTACGGCCGCCTGCTGCGTGTGCTCGAGAAGAAGGTGCCGGTGAAACTGACGATGAACGTGCGCAGCCGGTTCGTCGACACCTCGCTCGATGTCTACAACGTCATCGCCGAGATCCCGGGCACCGACAAGGCCGACGAAGTCGTGATGATCGGCGCGCACTTCGACTCGTGGCACACCGGCACCGGCGCGACCGACAACGCCGTGAGTTCCGCGGTGATGATGGAGGCGATGCGCATCCTGCAGACGAGCGGGCTGAAGCCGCGCCGCACCATCCGGATGGCGCTCTGGACCGGGGAAGAGCAGGGCCTGCTCGGCTCGCGCGCCTACGTCAAGGAGCACTTCGCCGATCCCACCGACATGAAGCTGAAGCCGGAACACGGCAAGCTGTCGGTTTACCTGAACATGGACAACGGCGGCGGCGCGTTCCGCGGCGTGTACCTGCAGGGCAACGAGGCGGCGGCGCCGGTGTTCGAGGCGTGGATGAAGCCGTTCCACAACTTCGGCATGGAGACGCTCAGCATTCGCAACACGGGTGGCACCGACCATCAGGCCTTCGATGCCGTCGGCCTTCCCGGGTTCCAGTTCATCCAGGATCCGCTCGAGTACTCGTCGCGCACGCATCACACGAACCTGGACGTCTACGAGCGCGCCATTCCGCAGGACCTGATGCAGAACGCGATCGTGATCGCGTCGTTTGCCTATCAGGCCGCGAACCGCGACGCGCTGTTCCCGCGCAAGCCACTGCCCAAGCCGCGCCCCGCGACGCCCCCTCCGGGCGCGCCGGCCCAGCGTCCCGCGACCGCGACGACGACGAGCCAGCCGTAG
- a CDS encoding M23 family metallopeptidase, translated as MTKRTLPLALSAAVALSACSAQPTPQESVSALAAVQVQEQATRLIEARVPRNATLASLLRAHQVSDDIVNHFVESAKKRFDLRRIRADRPYRLQLGLDGMIREFTYQIDADKFLKVVGADEQAADAMPDYDVQVVPYEKHKALMSIRGEISRETPSLIAAVNAAGESIGLALEFARVFEGEVDFANELQPGDSFELLFEKVVREGEFGGYGDIVAARFTTSGRSFEAFRYAVPGQKADYYDRDGRSMRRFFLKSPLKFEPRVTSGFSFRRVHPVLGTARAHRGVDYGAPSGAPVLAVASGMILRAGWTGGGGNSVYIRHDSGYETRYLHFSRIASGIRAGMRISQGELIGNVGSTGLSTGPHLHYELLKGGTHVNPLDEHRKLPPGQPIPDSALASFVEHRERQAWRFAGSPDRPLGRLARAVPTAAATAANAN; from the coding sequence GTGACGAAGCGAACCCTCCCCCTCGCCCTGTCAGCCGCCGTGGCGCTGTCCGCCTGCTCGGCGCAGCCGACGCCGCAAGAGTCTGTGAGCGCCCTGGCAGCCGTCCAGGTGCAGGAACAAGCTACCCGCCTCATCGAGGCACGAGTGCCCCGCAACGCCACGCTGGCCAGCCTGTTGCGTGCCCATCAGGTCAGCGACGACATCGTCAATCACTTCGTCGAGTCGGCGAAGAAGCGCTTCGACCTGCGCCGCATCCGCGCCGATCGCCCGTATCGCCTGCAACTCGGGCTCGACGGCATGATCCGCGAGTTCACGTACCAGATCGACGCGGACAAGTTCCTCAAGGTCGTCGGCGCCGACGAGCAGGCGGCCGATGCCATGCCTGACTACGACGTCCAGGTCGTGCCCTACGAGAAACACAAGGCCCTGATGTCGATTCGTGGCGAGATCTCGCGCGAAACGCCGTCACTCATCGCCGCGGTCAATGCAGCTGGCGAGAGTATCGGGCTCGCGCTCGAGTTCGCGCGGGTGTTCGAGGGCGAGGTCGACTTCGCCAACGAACTACAGCCGGGCGACTCGTTCGAGTTGCTGTTCGAGAAGGTGGTCCGCGAGGGCGAGTTCGGCGGCTACGGCGATATCGTCGCGGCGCGGTTCACCACCAGTGGACGCAGCTTCGAGGCGTTCCGGTACGCAGTGCCCGGCCAGAAGGCGGACTATTACGACCGCGACGGCCGATCGATGCGTCGCTTCTTCCTGAAGTCACCGCTGAAATTCGAGCCGCGCGTGACCTCGGGTTTCTCGTTCCGCCGGGTGCACCCCGTCCTCGGGACGGCTCGCGCGCATCGCGGCGTGGACTACGGTGCCCCGAGCGGTGCGCCGGTGCTGGCCGTGGCAAGCGGCATGATCCTCCGGGCCGGCTGGACCGGTGGCGGCGGCAACTCGGTCTACATCCGTCACGACAGCGGCTACGAGACCCGCTACCTGCACTTCTCGCGCATCGCCTCGGGCATCCGCGCCGGAATGCGGATTTCACAGGGTGAGCTCATCGGCAACGTTGGCTCGACGGGCCTGTCCACGGGCCCGCACCTGCATTACGAGTTGCTCAAGGGCGGCACGCACGTGAATCCGCTGGACGAGCACCGCAAGCTGCCGCCAGGCCAGCCAATTCCCGACTCGGCGCTGGCCTCGTTCGTCGAGCACCGCGAGCGCCAGGCGTGGCGCTTTGCCGGCTCGCCAGACCGGCCGCTCGGTCGCCTCGCACGCGCCGTGCCGACCGCAGCCGCGACCGCCGCAAACGCCAACTAG
- a CDS encoding serine hydrolase domain-containing protein, producing the protein MIGRLLLTLLVASPAIAAAQPAWSAEAIDAELREVMRLTGARALGMAVIRDGQVAEVRAQGARNATGAPLLPDTVMYGASLTKAAFGYMVMQLVDEGRLDLDASIARYLDRPLPEYPPDDKYGPWKDLGGDDRWRQLTPRILLTHASGFANFAFLEPDGKLRFHFPPGARYAYSGEGLILLQFVLEKGLGLDVGAEMQRRVFDRFGMRTTSMTWRPDFAANLADGWDAQGSPVPHDERSKVRAAGSMDTTLRDFARFAAGYVRGDGLTPKGRADLTRPQRSITTASQFPTFQPEIPPARRRRDLAAGLGVIAFDGPQGPGFYKGGHNDSTGSTWVCVERRRDCVVILANDVRAEPAFPRLVHFVLGDTGAPWTWEYGDMTFTPLRATPRAP; encoded by the coding sequence ATGATTGGACGTCTGCTTCTCACCCTTCTGGTTGCCTCGCCAGCGATTGCCGCCGCCCAGCCGGCGTGGTCTGCAGAGGCAATCGACGCGGAACTGCGCGAGGTGATGCGACTCACCGGCGCACGCGCGCTGGGAATGGCGGTGATCAGGGACGGGCAGGTGGCGGAGGTGCGGGCCCAGGGGGCACGTAACGCGACAGGCGCGCCGCTGCTCCCCGACACCGTCATGTACGGCGCATCGCTCACCAAGGCCGCGTTCGGCTACATGGTTATGCAACTGGTGGACGAGGGGCGCCTGGACCTCGACGCATCCATCGCCCGATACCTGGACCGGCCCTTGCCAGAGTACCCGCCGGACGACAAGTACGGCCCGTGGAAGGACCTTGGTGGTGACGACCGCTGGCGGCAGCTGACGCCGCGCATCCTGCTCACGCATGCCTCGGGCTTTGCCAACTTCGCGTTCCTCGAGCCGGATGGGAAGCTCCGTTTTCATTTCCCGCCCGGTGCCCGCTATGCGTACTCGGGCGAAGGCCTGATCCTGCTCCAGTTCGTGCTCGAGAAGGGTCTCGGGCTCGACGTCGGCGCCGAAATGCAACGCCGCGTGTTCGACCGTTTCGGGATGCGGACGACAAGCATGACGTGGCGGCCCGACTTCGCCGCCAACCTGGCCGACGGCTGGGACGCGCAGGGCTCTCCGGTACCGCACGACGAGCGCAGCAAAGTACGCGCAGCCGGGTCGATGGACACCACCCTGCGCGATTTCGCGCGGTTCGCGGCCGGCTATGTGCGCGGCGATGGCCTGACCCCCAAGGGCCGCGCCGACCTCACGCGGCCGCAGCGTTCCATCACCACGGCATCGCAATTCCCCACGTTCCAGCCAGAAATCCCACCCGCCCGTCGTCGTCGCGATCTCGCGGCCGGCCTCGGCGTGATCGCCTTCGACGGCCCGCAGGGGCCGGGCTTCTACAAGGGCGGCCACAACGACTCCACGGGGAGCACGTGGGTCTGTGTCGAGCGGCGCCGGGACTGCGTCGTCATCCTCGCCAACGACGTCCGCGCCGAGCCGGCGTTTCCTCGTCTGGTGCACTTCGTCCTCGGCGACACCGGCGCGCCATGGACGTGGGAATACGGGGACATGACGTTCACGCCGCTGCGCGCGACTCCCCGCGCACCGTAA
- a CDS encoding DUF1015 domain-containing protein: protein MDVGIRGHDVHAAARDSPRTVRSDAMALVRPFRALRPRPDLAAEMAAVPYDVVNVEEARALAQGRPNSLLHVSRAEIDLAPTVSPYADEVYTRAWETFEAFRSSALVQDHLPRLYVYRLRMGDHEQTGLAGAFSVDEYRRNVIVKHERTRKDKEDDRTRHITELRAQTGPVLLTFRDTPAASAAIADVTAGTPLYDFVADDGVGHAVWAANDAQAAALKAAMADVPFVYIADGHHRAASAARAQDALGAEADDEGAFFLAVAFPDTQMRILPYHRVVKDLKGHTPEALLTVLAQRFPMSAGSPVPSRKGECGVYIRGKWYTLTLGDDTTDAADPIRTLDVSRLQEQVLAPVFGIEDPRTDTRIDFVGGIRGTGELEKIVNGKKAEIAFSMYPVTLSELMAIADAGAIMPPKSTWFEPKLRDGLLIHEI, encoded by the coding sequence ATGGACGTGGGAATACGGGGACATGACGTTCACGCCGCTGCGCGCGACTCCCCGCGCACCGTAAGATCGGACGCGATGGCTCTCGTCCGACCGTTCCGCGCCCTTCGTCCTCGCCCCGACCTCGCCGCCGAGATGGCGGCCGTTCCCTACGACGTCGTCAACGTCGAGGAGGCGCGTGCCCTCGCGCAGGGCCGCCCCAACAGCCTCCTGCACGTGTCGCGTGCGGAGATTGACCTGGCACCGACCGTGTCGCCCTACGCCGACGAGGTGTACACGCGTGCGTGGGAGACGTTCGAGGCATTCCGGTCGAGCGCCTTGGTCCAGGACCACTTGCCGCGGCTGTACGTCTACCGGCTGCGCATGGGCGACCACGAGCAGACGGGGCTTGCCGGCGCATTCTCGGTGGACGAATACCGCCGCAACGTCATCGTCAAGCACGAGCGCACCCGCAAGGACAAGGAAGACGACCGGACGCGGCACATCACGGAACTGCGTGCGCAGACCGGCCCGGTGTTGCTCACGTTCCGCGACACGCCGGCGGCGTCGGCCGCGATCGCCGATGTCACCGCCGGGACGCCGCTCTACGACTTCGTGGCCGACGATGGCGTGGGGCATGCGGTGTGGGCGGCAAACGATGCGCAGGCCGCGGCGCTGAAGGCCGCGATGGCGGACGTGCCGTTCGTGTACATCGCCGATGGTCATCATCGTGCCGCGAGTGCGGCCCGCGCACAGGACGCGCTCGGTGCCGAAGCCGACGACGAGGGGGCGTTCTTCCTGGCGGTCGCCTTCCCGGACACACAGATGCGGATCCTGCCGTATCACCGTGTCGTCAAGGACCTGAAGGGACACACGCCCGAGGCGTTGCTCACGGTGCTGGCGCAGCGCTTCCCGATGTCGGCCGGTTCGCCGGTGCCGTCACGCAAAGGCGAATGCGGTGTCTACATCCGCGGCAAGTGGTACACGCTGACACTCGGCGATGACACGACCGATGCCGCCGATCCGATTCGCACGCTCGACGTCTCGCGGTTGCAGGAGCAGGTTCTCGCGCCGGTGTTCGGCATCGAGGATCCACGCACCGACACGCGCATCGATTTCGTCGGCGGCATTCGCGGCACCGGCGAACTTGAGAAGATCGTCAACGGCAAGAAGGCGGAGATCGCGTTCTCGATGTACCCGGTGACGCTCAGCGAACTCATGGCCATCGCCGACGCCGGCGCGATCATGCCGCCCAAGTCAACCTGGTTCGAGCCCAAGCTACGCGACGGGCTGCTCATTCACGAGATATAG